The Gemella haemolysans genome includes a region encoding these proteins:
- the rpmF gene encoding 50S ribosomal protein L32: protein MAVPFRRTSKTAKRKRRTHKKLSAPSITIDATTGNYVMGHRVDRKTGMYKGRQVLDVK, encoded by the coding sequence ATGGCAGTTCCTTTTAGAAGAACATCAAAAACAGCTAAAAGAAAAAGAAGAACTCACAAAAAACTATCTGCACCATCAATTACTATCGATGCAACAACTGGTAACTACGTAATGGGTCACCGTGTTGATAGAAAAACTGGTATGTACAAAGGTAGACAAGTTCTAGACGTTAAATAA
- a CDS encoding YceD family protein: MKWLRSSLFKNNSDTFVFEENINVKVAHYDSSLKDIRDVVVSGKLTRGGQDKIYADLLIKGNFEMISGKTLKEVVVPFEVEEKEEYVDKSVFAGEEISDVNLMDMYIDLTPLVNELIILNIPITTSDEEELEMVSGNDWELVSEESLTDVKEKKESPFAALNGLFKEQ; this comes from the coding sequence ATGAAATGGTTAAGATCTTCGTTATTCAAAAATAATAGTGATACTTTTGTTTTTGAAGAAAATATAAATGTTAAAGTAGCACACTATGATAGCTCTCTAAAAGATATTAGAGACGTTGTTGTTAGTGGAAAATTAACTCGAGGTGGACAAGATAAAATCTATGCCGATCTATTAATTAAAGGTAACTTCGAAATGATTTCAGGAAAAACACTAAAAGAAGTTGTTGTTCCATTTGAAGTCGAAGAGAAAGAAGAATACGTTGATAAATCTGTATTTGCAGGTGAAGAGATATCCGATGTTAATTTAATGGATATGTATATTGATTTAACACCTTTAGTGAATGAGCTTATAATTTTAAATATTCCAATAACTACTTCTGATGAAGAAGAGCTTGAGATGGTTTCTGGTAACGACTGGGAATTAGTTTCTGAAGAGTCTTTAACTGATGTTAAAGAAAAGAAAGAATCACCATTTGCAGCTCTTAATGGATTATTTAAAGAACAATAA
- a CDS encoding 1,4-dihydroxy-2-naphthoate polyprenyltransferase — MNKSKLKEFFMCTRPHSYPASIAPVLFGATYALGYESKFSILKFILFLLACLLIQAATNLFNEYYDYKHGLDKVDSEGISGSIVKGNLRPKEVMVGALVLYALAFVLGLILTFMTSMYVLVVGLVCMLAGYFYTGGKYPIAYSPFGEVVSGFFMGTIIIALSFYFQTGYVNADIIVVSLPLFIMIGAILLANNIRDLDNDKESGRRTYAILVGRNNAIKTMAGSFIVVYLLNILFIVTKYASWWNLLVLVTIPLAIKIIKGFSANNHKKTMAPYMVLTAKLTIFVGFIMSLANILKYIMN; from the coding sequence GTGAATAAAAGTAAATTAAAAGAATTTTTTATGTGTACAAGACCACATAGTTATCCAGCATCGATAGCACCAGTTTTGTTCGGGGCTACGTATGCATTGGGATATGAGAGTAAATTCTCAATTTTAAAATTTATATTGTTTTTACTAGCATGCTTGTTAATTCAAGCTGCGACTAATTTATTCAATGAGTATTATGACTACAAACATGGATTGGACAAGGTCGATTCAGAAGGAATATCTGGTTCGATAGTGAAGGGGAATCTAAGACCTAAAGAGGTTATGGTAGGAGCCTTAGTATTATATGCACTAGCATTTGTACTGGGGTTAATATTAACTTTTATGACTAGTATGTATGTACTAGTGGTTGGTCTAGTGTGTATGCTTGCTGGATATTTTTATACTGGAGGAAAGTATCCGATAGCTTATTCTCCGTTTGGAGAAGTTGTCTCTGGATTCTTCATGGGAACAATAATAATAGCTTTATCGTTTTATTTCCAAACCGGATATGTTAATGCTGATATTATTGTCGTTTCATTGCCTTTATTCATCATGATAGGAGCTATTTTATTAGCGAATAATATACGTGACTTAGATAATGATAAAGAATCTGGAAGAAGAACCTATGCAATATTAGTTGGAAGAAATAATGCGATTAAAACAATGGCAGGTAGCTTCATCGTGGTATATTTACTAAATATTTTATTTATAGTTACTAAATATGCTTCATGGTGGAATCTGCTAGTGCTCGTTACTATTCCTTTAGCGATAAAAATAATTAAAGGTTTCAGTGCGAACAATCACAAAAAAACAATGGCACCGTATATGGTGCTAACAGCTAAGTTAACGATTTTTGTAGGATTCATTATGTCGTTAGCAAATATACTGAAATATATAATGAATTAA
- a CDS encoding NAD(P)-dependent oxidoreductase: protein MKIAWIGTGVMGESMAGHLLDAGHELFVYNRTKSKTDNLVKRGATLLKEIKDASVFAEVIFTMVGYPKDVEEVYLGKEGLITTAKKGQVFVDMTTSSPTLAEKISVEFLKVGGYALDLPVTGGDIGAKNATLSIMAGGDKKVFEKIVLPLVEKLGKNITYFGDAGKGQYTKLANQIAIATTMISVAESFKFAKEVGLDLDSFFKTVSTGSGGSFSMTSYGPRILNGDFKPGFFTHHFIKDMKLALEECEKMNIKLPGLETAYKIYNELEEEVRNTNGTQAISKWYKL, encoded by the coding sequence ATGAAAATTGCATGGATTGGAACAGGAGTTATGGGTGAGAGCATGGCTGGACACTTATTAGATGCAGGTCATGAACTTTTCGTCTACAACAGAACAAAGAGTAAAACTGACAACTTAGTAAAACGTGGAGCAACTCTTCTTAAAGAGATTAAAGATGCATCAGTATTTGCCGAAGTCATATTCACTATGGTTGGTTACCCTAAAGATGTTGAAGAAGTATATTTAGGTAAAGAAGGATTAATTACGACAGCTAAAAAGGGGCAAGTCTTCGTAGATATGACTACTTCTTCACCTACACTCGCTGAAAAAATCAGTGTCGAATTTCTAAAAGTTGGAGGATACGCACTTGATTTACCAGTTACTGGAGGAGATATCGGAGCAAAAAATGCTACATTGTCTATCATGGCTGGTGGGGACAAGAAAGTATTTGAAAAAATCGTTCTTCCATTAGTTGAAAAACTAGGTAAAAACATTACTTATTTCGGAGATGCAGGAAAAGGGCAATATACAAAACTTGCTAATCAAATTGCTATAGCTACTACTATGATTTCTGTTGCAGAAAGTTTCAAATTTGCTAAGGAAGTTGGTCTAGACTTGGACTCGTTCTTCAAAACAGTATCAACAGGTTCAGGCGGAAGTTTCTCAATGACTTCATATGGACCACGTATCCTAAACGGAGACTTCAAACCGGGATTTTTCACTCACCACTTTATTAAAGATATGAAACTTGCTTTAGAAGAATGTGAAAAAATGAATATCAAACTCCCTGGACTTGAGACAGCCTACAAAATTTACAACGAATTAGAAGAAGAAGTTCGTAACACAAACGGAACTCAAGCAATTTCTAAATGGTATAAACTATAA
- a CDS encoding S66 family peptidase — MILNINDKIALVVCSNGKKIEDKARLEKLEGILVEMGLVPVFTKYIYRDKYGRAASPQLRADELMSFYRNNEIKAIFDISGGDIANDVLEYIDYDVIKENYKQFFGYSDLTTVLNALVCKTDKINYLYQILNIIENEEIRTSFENTFLKKQNSLFDVNWRFLQGTKIEGEIVGGNIRCFLKLAGTEYFPKVENKVLFIEGLGSSIEGLLTHLAQLKQLGVFDKISGLLIGTFTKIEKEFSVEEIFEIIQEYIPSSLSVAKTQEVGHAKDSKALKLGGKIYIKNELI; from the coding sequence ATGATATTAAATATAAATGATAAAATAGCATTAGTAGTTTGCTCAAACGGAAAAAAAATTGAAGATAAAGCGAGATTAGAAAAATTAGAGGGTATTTTAGTTGAGATGGGTTTAGTACCTGTCTTTACTAAATATATCTATAGAGATAAGTATGGGCGTGCCGCAAGTCCACAACTTAGAGCGGATGAACTAATGTCGTTTTATAGAAATAATGAGATTAAAGCAATCTTTGATATTTCTGGTGGAGATATTGCTAATGATGTCTTGGAATATATAGATTATGACGTAATAAAAGAAAACTATAAACAATTTTTTGGATATAGTGATTTAACTACAGTGTTAAATGCATTAGTATGCAAAACAGATAAGATAAATTATTTATATCAGATTTTAAATATTATAGAAAATGAAGAAATACGAACAAGTTTTGAGAATACATTTTTGAAGAAACAAAACTCTTTATTTGATGTTAACTGGAGATTTTTACAAGGAACAAAAATTGAAGGTGAAATTGTTGGAGGAAATATTAGATGCTTCTTGAAATTAGCTGGGACAGAGTATTTTCCAAAAGTAGAAAACAAGGTGCTTTTCATAGAAGGATTGGGTAGCTCAATAGAAGGTTTACTAACACATCTTGCTCAATTGAAACAACTAGGAGTATTTGATAAAATTTCAGGATTATTAATAGGAACTTTCACAAAAATTGAAAAAGAATTTTCTGTTGAAGAAATATTTGAAATTATTCAGGAGTATATACCATCTTCTTTATCAGTAGCAAAAACTCAAGAGGTTGGACACGCAAAAGATTCAAAAGCGTTAAAACTTGGAGGAAAAATATATATTAAAAATGAGTTGATCTAG
- a CDS encoding HD domain-containing protein, producing the protein MFISDFKTDQEISMFLLLDNVIRGIATSGKPYLTLYLKDKTGSIDGKIWEVKEEDSENLKAGKMVYVEGTVLDYRGKLQLKIKNYRMATENDNIDIQDYIQTAPVPKDVMINELNYFLKEISNENLRTVTIELLNKYKKQFISYPAAKSMHHDFYSGLIYHTTTMLKIAKALVGIYPSLNKDLLYSGIILHDLGKTIELSGPVGTSYTLEGELLGHIVIMSDEVARMADKLGIEAEEITLLRHMILAHHGKYEFGSPKLPMIKEAEIIHFIDNIDARMMMFEKNLANVEPGTFSDKLFGLEGRHFYVPTFDREDN; encoded by the coding sequence ATGTTCATAAGCGATTTTAAGACTGATCAAGAGATTAGTATGTTTTTATTATTGGATAATGTAATTCGTGGAATTGCGACAAGTGGGAAACCGTATTTAACATTATATCTGAAAGATAAAACTGGTAGCATTGATGGGAAAATTTGGGAAGTTAAAGAAGAAGATAGTGAAAACTTAAAAGCTGGTAAGATGGTTTATGTAGAAGGGACGGTTTTAGATTATCGTGGAAAACTACAGTTGAAAATTAAAAATTATCGAATGGCTACAGAAAATGACAACATTGATATACAAGATTATATTCAAACAGCACCAGTACCAAAAGATGTAATGATAAATGAATTAAATTATTTCTTAAAAGAAATAAGTAATGAGAACTTAAGAACAGTAACAATTGAATTGTTAAATAAATATAAAAAACAATTCATAAGTTACCCTGCGGCTAAATCAATGCATCATGATTTTTATTCAGGACTGATTTACCATACAACAACAATGCTGAAAATAGCAAAAGCATTGGTGGGAATTTATCCATCGTTAAATAAGGATTTATTATATAGTGGTATTATTTTACATGATTTAGGGAAAACTATAGAACTTAGTGGACCTGTAGGAACTTCTTATACATTAGAAGGTGAGCTATTAGGGCATATAGTTATTATGAGTGATGAAGTAGCTCGAATGGCTGATAAATTAGGTATTGAAGCTGAAGAAATTACATTACTTAGACATATGATTCTTGCGCATCATGGTAAGTATGAATTTGGTTCACCAAAACTACCTATGATTAAAGAAGCGGAGATTATTCATTTTATTGATAATATCGATGCTAGAATGATGATGTTTGAGAAAAACTTAGCGAATGTAGAGCCTGGAACATTTAGTGATAAATTATTTGGACTAGAAGGAAGACATTTCTACGTCCCTACGTTTGATAGAGAAGATAATTAA
- the dnaJ gene encoding molecular chaperone DnaJ has product MAKRDYYEVLGVSKSASAAEIKKAYRKLSKQYHPDINKEPGAEDKFKEISEAYEVLSDDTKKAQYDQFGHAAFEGGAGQGGFGGFGGGFSGFSGGFDDLGDIFSSFFGGGGSRRNPNAPRQGEDLLHRIRISFEDAVFGTKKTIKIRKDVECDHCHGSGAKDSSSVNTCHRCNGSGQEAVIQDTPFGRMQSQRTCSECQGRGKIIKDKCAHCFGKGYNNREVEYEVEIPEGISSGQRVRLRGKGGAGENGGPAGDLFIEVIVAEDSYFHREDDDIYTELKLSPAQAALGTKVDVRTLTGEIELNVPAGTQHGRKFRLAGKGVKSVMGYGQGDHYIVVSIEIPKNLSTKERELYLELAKLNNEKVEEEESFLDKVSRKAKDLFD; this is encoded by the coding sequence ATGGCTAAAAGAGATTATTATGAGGTACTTGGCGTAAGTAAAAGCGCAAGTGCAGCTGAAATTAAAAAAGCATATCGTAAATTATCAAAACAATATCACCCAGATATCAACAAAGAGCCAGGCGCTGAAGATAAGTTCAAAGAAATTTCAGAAGCGTACGAAGTACTGAGTGACGATACTAAAAAAGCTCAATATGATCAATTTGGTCACGCAGCATTTGAAGGTGGAGCCGGTCAAGGTGGATTTGGTGGCTTCGGTGGAGGTTTCTCTGGATTCTCAGGTGGTTTTGATGACCTTGGAGATATTTTCTCAAGTTTCTTCGGTGGTGGAGGATCACGTCGTAATCCGAATGCCCCACGTCAAGGAGAAGACTTATTACACCGAATTCGTATAAGTTTTGAGGATGCCGTATTCGGTACGAAAAAAACTATTAAAATTCGTAAAGATGTAGAATGTGACCACTGTCACGGAAGTGGAGCGAAAGATTCTTCATCTGTAAACACTTGTCACAGATGTAATGGTAGTGGACAAGAAGCGGTAATTCAAGATACTCCATTCGGACGTATGCAAAGTCAACGTACATGTTCTGAATGTCAAGGACGAGGTAAAATCATTAAAGATAAATGTGCTCATTGTTTCGGTAAAGGATATAATAACCGTGAAGTAGAATACGAAGTAGAAATTCCAGAAGGAATTAGTTCAGGACAACGTGTTCGCCTTCGTGGTAAAGGTGGAGCAGGAGAAAATGGAGGTCCAGCAGGTGATTTATTCATAGAGGTAATCGTTGCTGAGGATTCATACTTCCACAGAGAAGATGATGACATCTACACTGAATTAAAACTTTCTCCAGCACAGGCTGCTTTAGGAACAAAAGTTGATGTTCGTACATTAACAGGTGAAATTGAACTAAATGTTCCAGCAGGAACACAACACGGACGTAAATTCCGTCTAGCAGGTAAAGGTGTTAAAAGCGTTATGGGATATGGTCAAGGGGATCACTATATCGTTGTATCTATTGAAATTCCTAAAAACCTATCAACAAAAGAACGTGAGTTATACTTAGAACTTGCTAAATTAAATAATGAAAAAGTTGAAGAAGAGGAAAGCTTCCTGGATAAGGTAAGTAGAAAAGCAAAAGATCTATTTGACTAA
- the dnaK gene encoding molecular chaperone DnaK: MSKIIGIDLGTTNSCVSVLEGGEAKVIPNPEGNRTTPSVVAFKGDEIQVGEVAKRQAITNPNTVISIKRHMGTDYKEDVNGKKYSPQEISAMILQNLKATAEAYLGEKVTKAVITVPAYFNDAQRQATKDAGKIAGLEVERIINEPTAAALAYGLEKTDVDQKVLVFDLGGGTFDVSILELGDGVFEVLATSGDNLLGGDDFDQAIIDYLVDEFKKEQAIDLSQDKMAMQRLKDAAEKAKKDLSGVTSTQISLPFISAGANGPVHLENTLTRAKFDELTHSLVERTLIPTRQALKDAGLNPSEIDQVILVGGSTRIPAVQEAVKKEMGKEPHKGVNPDEVVAMGAAIQGGVITGDVKDVVLLDVTPLSLGIETMGSVMTVLIPRNTTIPTSKSQIFSTAADNQPAVDIHVLQGERPMASDNKTLGRFQLSDIPPAPRGVPQIEVTFDIDKNGIVNVTAKDLGTQKQQKITIESSSSLTDEDIDRMVKEAEANADADAKRKEEADVRNEADQLSFQADKALEEAKDKVDQSLLDNIKAKNDTLKEAIKNNNLEEIKAAKDELNKAVQEMTMKLYEQANAAAGAQGADAGATSSNNDDDTIDADFTEKK; the protein is encoded by the coding sequence ATGTCAAAAATTATAGGTATCGACTTAGGAACAACTAACTCATGTGTATCAGTATTAGAAGGTGGGGAAGCTAAAGTAATCCCTAACCCAGAAGGTAACAGAACTACACCTTCTGTAGTAGCATTCAAAGGTGATGAAATTCAAGTAGGGGAAGTAGCAAAACGTCAAGCAATTACTAACCCTAACACAGTAATTTCTATCAAACGTCACATGGGTACAGATTACAAAGAAGATGTAAATGGTAAAAAATACTCACCACAAGAAATCTCAGCAATGATTTTACAAAACTTAAAAGCAACTGCTGAAGCCTACTTAGGTGAAAAAGTAACTAAAGCTGTTATCACAGTACCAGCTTACTTCAACGACGCTCAACGTCAAGCAACTAAAGACGCTGGTAAAATCGCTGGATTAGAAGTAGAACGTATTATCAACGAACCTACTGCAGCAGCATTAGCATACGGATTAGAAAAAACAGATGTAGATCAAAAAGTATTAGTATTCGACTTAGGTGGTGGTACTTTCGACGTATCTATCTTAGAATTAGGAGATGGAGTATTCGAAGTATTAGCTACATCAGGAGATAACTTACTAGGTGGAGATGACTTCGACCAAGCTATTATCGACTACCTTGTAGATGAATTCAAAAAAGAACAAGCTATTGACTTATCACAAGATAAAATGGCAATGCAACGTCTTAAAGATGCAGCAGAAAAAGCTAAAAAAGACTTATCTGGTGTAACTTCAACTCAAATTTCACTACCATTCATCTCAGCTGGAGCTAACGGACCAGTTCACTTAGAAAACACATTAACTCGTGCTAAATTTGATGAACTTACTCACAGCTTAGTAGAAAGAACATTAATTCCAACTCGTCAAGCTCTTAAAGATGCTGGATTAAATCCAAGTGAGATCGATCAAGTAATCTTAGTTGGTGGATCTACTCGTATCCCAGCAGTACAAGAAGCTGTTAAAAAAGAAATGGGTAAAGAGCCTCATAAAGGAGTAAACCCTGACGAAGTAGTAGCTATGGGTGCTGCTATCCAAGGTGGAGTAATTACAGGGGACGTTAAAGACGTAGTATTATTAGACGTAACTCCATTATCATTAGGTATTGAAACAATGGGATCAGTTATGACAGTATTAATTCCAAGAAATACTACAATCCCAACTTCTAAATCACAAATATTCTCTACAGCTGCAGATAACCAACCAGCAGTAGATATCCACGTATTACAAGGTGAACGTCCAATGGCATCTGACAACAAAACTCTTGGAAGATTCCAACTTTCAGATATACCACCAGCACCACGTGGAGTACCTCAAATCGAAGTTACATTCGATATCGACAAAAATGGTATTGTAAATGTTACAGCTAAAGATCTTGGAACTCAAAAACAACAAAAAATTACTATTGAATCAAGTAGTTCATTAACAGATGAAGATATCGATAGAATGGTTAAAGAAGCAGAAGCTAATGCTGACGCTGATGCTAAACGTAAAGAAGAAGCTGATGTACGTAATGAAGCTGATCAACTTTCATTCCAAGCAGATAAAGCATTAGAAGAAGCTAAAGATAAAGTAGACCAAAGCTTATTAGATAACATTAAAGCTAAAAACGATACATTAAAAGAAGCTATTAAAAACAATAACTTAGAAGAAATTAAAGCTGCTAAAGATGAATTAAACAAAGCTGTTCAAGAAATGACTATGAAACTTTACGAGCAAGCTAATGCTGCAGCTGGAGCTCAAGGAGCAGATGCAGGAGCAACTTCATCTAACAACGATGATGATACAATCGATGCAGACTTCACTGAGAAAAAATAA
- the grpE gene encoding nucleotide exchange factor GrpE, which produces MATEEQKETLQEEVTAEETVETEETTDSEEVVEKTAEELLQEQIEKLQEEVKASEDKYLRLYAEFENFKRRKNQEIETINAYKSQKVITEILPSLDNLERALQVESTNEEVQTVLKGVQMVYEGLQAVLKSEGVELVETENAQFDPNFHHAVMQGEESDKESGVILDTFQKGYKLKDRVIRPAMVKVNS; this is translated from the coding sequence ATGGCTACTGAAGAACAAAAAGAAACTCTACAAGAAGAAGTAACAGCAGAAGAAACTGTTGAGACTGAAGAAACGACAGACTCTGAAGAAGTAGTTGAAAAAACTGCAGAAGAGTTATTGCAAGAACAAATTGAAAAACTGCAAGAAGAAGTAAAAGCGTCAGAAGACAAATACTTACGACTTTACGCAGAATTTGAAAACTTTAAACGACGTAAGAATCAAGAAATTGAAACTATAAATGCTTATAAGAGTCAAAAAGTAATTACAGAAATCTTACCAAGTTTGGACAATTTAGAACGTGCTTTACAAGTTGAGTCAACTAATGAAGAAGTACAAACAGTTTTAAAAGGTGTACAAATGGTATACGAAGGATTACAAGCAGTACTTAAATCAGAAGGTGTTGAACTAGTAGAAACTGAAAATGCTCAGTTCGATCCAAACTTCCACCACGCAGTAATGCAAGGAGAAGAAAGTGACAAAGAAAGCGGAGTAATCTTAGATACATTCCAAAAAGGTTACAAACTAAAAGATAGAGTAATCAGACCAGCAATGGTTAAGGTTAACTCGTAA
- the hrcA gene encoding heat-inducible transcriptional repressor HrcA, whose translation MTMLIDRQVLILQSIVENFITTNQPVGSKQIAQNIDFSSATIRNDMSKLEKEGLIKKTHISSGRVPSEKGYRYYVDYIKKDYELSNSENEKLKQLSGDDIVSENNYLEKNAIVLSDLTDCTAVILAPTKTDRRINKIEVILLSSRSILVILVTNIGEVFQQNYKLDADFTAEDIGEINKLLQSYFYDVDMATAHVMIHGELEKYLKNKVNNYDMIVVALNRLLQNKIKKTVALGGKYNLLKQPDIDNVEKLKEVVSLLEDDKIVELLDNNEVTDKPSIKIGTELKLGNIDDLSLVSSSYNTSKGQGVIAVFGPKRMDYSKIMTLIACVRDNLNNNLK comes from the coding sequence ATGACGATGTTAATAGATAGACAAGTACTCATTCTTCAATCTATAGTCGAAAATTTTATTACGACTAATCAACCTGTAGGTTCTAAGCAAATTGCTCAAAATATTGATTTCAGTTCGGCAACGATAAGAAATGATATGAGTAAGTTAGAAAAAGAAGGATTGATTAAAAAGACTCATATTTCATCAGGTCGAGTACCTTCGGAAAAAGGTTATCGCTATTATGTAGATTATATAAAAAAAGATTATGAACTATCGAATAGTGAGAATGAAAAACTTAAACAACTTTCTGGTGATGATATAGTCTCAGAAAATAACTATCTAGAAAAAAATGCAATAGTACTATCGGACTTAACTGATTGTACGGCGGTGATACTAGCCCCGACAAAAACGGATAGGCGCATTAATAAGATAGAGGTTATTCTTCTGAGTAGTCGTAGTATTCTCGTTATTTTAGTAACAAATATAGGAGAGGTATTCCAACAAAACTATAAACTTGATGCAGATTTCACCGCAGAAGATATAGGGGAGATTAATAAACTTCTTCAAAGTTACTTCTATGATGTGGATATGGCAACAGCTCACGTAATGATTCACGGTGAGTTAGAAAAATATCTAAAGAATAAAGTTAACAACTACGATATGATAGTGGTAGCTTTAAACAGATTGTTGCAAAATAAAATTAAAAAGACTGTAGCATTAGGGGGTAAGTACAATTTACTTAAACAACCCGATATAGACAATGTAGAAAAATTAAAAGAAGTAGTATCGCTCTTAGAAGATGATAAGATAGTCGAGCTTCTAGATAATAATGAAGTAACAGACAAACCATCTATTAAAATAGGAACTGAGCTTAAGCTTGGGAATATAGATGATCTTTCATTAGTGTCTAGTAGTTATAACACATCTAAAGGTCAAGGTGTAATAGCCGTATTTGGACCAAAGAGAATGGACTATTCGAAAATCATGACACTTATAGCTTGTGTTCGTGATAATTTAAATAATAATTTAAAATAA
- a CDS encoding DUF1307 domain-containing protein — protein MKKILKFCALLLSFALLLTACGSEEKTKVYTETSNNQEHVSTIYYKGDTVNKVITVSTLNDNVSNLDSALETVKKSFLKKPNFDGYTRSAEIKDGKIVLTTETDYNKLDFETYRGRIHLSGSATLENERKLSNVENNLKKEGATEKK, from the coding sequence ATGAAAAAAATATTAAAATTCTGTGCCTTACTTTTATCTTTTGCACTATTATTAACAGCTTGTGGTAGCGAGGAAAAGACAAAAGTTTATACAGAAACAAGTAATAATCAAGAACATGTATCTACTATTTATTATAAGGGCGATACAGTGAATAAAGTCATTACTGTTTCAACTCTAAATGATAATGTTTCAAACCTAGATAGCGCTCTAGAAACAGTCAAAAAATCTTTTTTAAAGAAACCAAATTTCGATGGATATACGCGCTCTGCTGAAATTAAAGATGGAAAAATTGTTCTTACTACTGAAACTGACTACAATAAACTAGATTTTGAAACATATAGAGGAAGAATCCATCTATCAGGTTCTGCCACACTTGAAAATGAAAGAAAGTTAAGTAACGTAGAAAATAATCTTAAAAAAGAAGGAGCTACTGAGAAAAAATAA
- a CDS encoding DUF1307 domain-containing protein — MKKILKLITPLLATLFLLTACSSEKTKVYTSTFNNNQENETTITYKGDVVNKIKTVANIKDLGTDTESAFEYIKKTVNEKNKDIKGVTYNVERKGDKVIITLNLDFDKIDFDKDKDRLEFKTSSLDEARKLSYVEENIKKEGATEKK; from the coding sequence ATGAAAAAAATATTAAAATTAATTACACCATTACTTGCAACACTATTCTTGCTTACAGCGTGTTCTAGCGAAAAAACAAAAGTATATACTTCAACTTTTAATAATAATCAAGAAAATGAAACAACTATTACTTATAAAGGTGACGTTGTAAATAAAATAAAAACTGTAGCTAATATTAAAGATCTTGGTACAGATACAGAGTCTGCTTTTGAATATATCAAAAAAACAGTTAATGAAAAAAACAAAGATATCAAAGGTGTTACATACAATGTAGAAAGAAAAGGTGACAAGGTCATAATCACTTTGAATTTAGACTTTGACAAAATAGACTTCGATAAAGATAAAGATCGTCTAGAATTTAAAACTTCTTCTTTAGATGAAGCAAGAAAATTAAGTTATGTTGAGGAAAATATCAAAAAAGAAGGCGCTACTGAGAAAAAATAA
- a CDS encoding DUF1307 domain-containing protein, producing the protein MKKILKLITPLLATLFLLTACSSEKTKVYTTTFGNGQENETTIIYKGDVVNKIITISNIKELGADSNFAFESIKKSIDEQNKDIKGLTYNVEKKDDKVVITWDLDFSKIDFDKDKDRLHLKGSSLGEERKLSYVEENIKKAGGVEKK; encoded by the coding sequence ATGAAAAAAATATTAAAATTAATTACACCATTACTTGCAACATTATTCTTACTTACAGCATGTTCTAGTGAAAAAACAAAAGTATATACTACAACTTTTGGAAATGGTCAAGAAAATGAAACAACTATTATTTATAAAGGAGATGTTGTAAACAAGATAATAACTATATCTAATATTAAAGAACTTGGAGCGGATAGTAATTTTGCTTTTGAATCTATCAAAAAATCAATTGATGAACAAAATAAAGATATCAAAGGTCTTACGTATAATGTAGAGAAAAAAGACGACAAAGTAGTTATTACATGGGATTTAGATTTTTCTAAAATAGATTTTGATAAAGATAAAGATCGTCTACATCTTAAAGGTTCTTCTTTAGGTGAAGAAAGAAAATTAAGCTACGTTGAGGAAAATATCAAAAAAGCTGGTGGCGTAGAGAAAAAATAA